The following coding sequences are from one Nicotiana tabacum cultivar K326 chromosome 1, ASM71507v2, whole genome shotgun sequence window:
- the LOC107787557 gene encoding uncharacterized protein LOC107787557: MSHHDSWTKLKNVHLRISKGFSGRHQGDWWWNDVVQGKVEAKKVTYAKLAGSTSEEERRANMERYKVARKEAKMAVTKAKNAAFGRLYEELGEKVGNRKLFRLAKARERKSRDLDQVRCIKDKDVDGRVPD, translated from the coding sequence ATGAGCCATCATGATTCATGGACAAAACTAAAGAATGTACATTTAAGGATATCGAAGGGTTTTTCCGGCAGGCACCAAggcgactggtggtggaatgacgtagtccaaggtaaagtggaggcGAAGAAGGTAACATATGCGAAGTTGGCAGGGAGCACAAGCGAGGAGGAAAGAAGAGCGAATATGGAGAGGTACAAGGTGGCAAGGAAGGAGGCAAAGATGGCGGTCACGAAGGCTAAGAATGCAGCGTTTGGCCGCCTATACGAGGAATTGGGGGAGAAAGTCGGGAACAGGAAGTTGTTTCGGCTAGCTAAAGCGAGGGAGAGGAAGTcccgggatctggaccaagtaaggTGCATCAAAGACAAGGATGTTGATGGGAGAGTCCCAGATTAA